The proteins below come from a single Amphiura filiformis chromosome 15, Afil_fr2py, whole genome shotgun sequence genomic window:
- the LOC140171409 gene encoding transmembrane protein 79-like codes for MSIYFYIGYYYVPITVPDNPTMIDRMIFTLQWIPIELLPMIIVIIVIGQIRKNNLHIAGDPRKSEQFNAPIIAVHVRVLANTVEQTLIHVPGLFVFASRVQPENLKLVPLLAILFFVARMIYWIGYSRNALYRGLGYAATFFPSVAMHGYALFCIVYSGATHGIQSDV; via the coding sequence ATGTCGATTTATTTCTATATTGGTTATTACTATGTACCTATCACCGTACCAGATAACCCGACCATGATTGACAGGATGATTTTTACTTTGCAATGGATTCCGATTGAACTTCTTCCCATGATTATAGTGATTATTGTTATTGGTCAAATACGAAAAAATAATCTTCACATCGCTGGGGATCCGAGAAAATCTGAACAGTTCAATGCACCTATAATCGCAGTTCATGTTCGAGTCTTGGCTAACACCGTCGAACAAACTCTTATTCATGTGCCTGGACTATTTGTTTTTGCATCTCGTGTCCAGCCGGAAAATTTGAAGTTAGTGCCTCTCCTAGCCATCTTGTTCTTTGTGGCAAGGATGATATATTGGATCGGCTATTCCCGTAATGCCTTATATAGAGGTTTGGGATATGCAGCTACGTTCTTTCCCAGTGTTGCCATGCATGGATATGCATTATTTTGCATCGTTTACAGTGGTGCCACTCATGGAATTCAAAGTGATGTTTAA